A stretch of the Vagococcus entomophilus genome encodes the following:
- a CDS encoding radical SAM/SPASM domain-containing protein encodes MKHISILVKPASSLCNIRCKYCFYSNVSSLREVRSFGKMKEDIAEKMIANIFVDLEDGDELTIAFQGGEPTLAGLNYFKMVVALVESQSKKVQIHYAIQTNGIIINHKWCTFFKKHQFLVGLSIDGHPLYHDLNRIDPKGRGTFQRVLHTKKLFDTYEIEYNILCVLTNPLAKEAKKVFRFLKEQQIRYIQFIPCLDELNALKRNRYALTPKRFFGFYHQLFQLWLEELKQGNYISIKLFDDILNLLVRRQVTACGILGNCQIQYVIEADDSVYPCDFYVLDEYRMGYIQEQTLRALFKQDISQQFLCERTTLPKKCMQCSFHKICRGGCKRMKDAMYLDQRDFCGYQHVLKEFVPKIEELMEMLEGVQK; translated from the coding sequence ATGAAACATATCTCAATATTGGTTAAGCCGGCATCGTCACTGTGCAATATTCGTTGTAAATACTGTTTTTATTCCAATGTAAGCTCACTTAGGGAAGTGCGCTCTTTTGGCAAGATGAAAGAAGACATTGCAGAGAAAATGATTGCCAATATTTTCGTTGATTTGGAAGATGGAGATGAACTTACTATTGCGTTTCAAGGTGGGGAGCCGACGCTTGCAGGGCTAAACTATTTTAAAATGGTAGTTGCGTTGGTTGAAAGCCAAAGTAAAAAAGTTCAAATCCATTATGCGATTCAAACGAATGGCATAATCATCAATCATAAGTGGTGTACATTTTTTAAAAAACATCAATTTTTAGTGGGGTTGTCCATTGATGGACACCCTCTTTATCATGATTTGAATCGAATTGATCCAAAAGGTAGAGGGACATTTCAACGGGTTCTACACACAAAAAAATTATTTGATACTTACGAGATTGAGTATAATATTCTCTGCGTCTTGACCAACCCACTGGCCAAAGAAGCCAAAAAAGTTTTTCGTTTTCTTAAGGAACAACAAATTCGCTACATTCAATTTATTCCCTGTTTGGATGAGTTAAATGCCTTGAAGAGAAATCGTTATGCCTTGACCCCAAAACGTTTTTTTGGTTTTTATCATCAACTCTTCCAATTGTGGTTGGAGGAGTTAAAGCAGGGAAACTATATCAGTATTAAGTTATTTGACGATATATTGAATTTACTTGTTCGCCGCCAAGTGACTGCCTGTGGTATACTAGGAAACTGTCAGATCCAATATGTTATTGAAGCAGATGATAGCGTCTATCCATGTGATTTTTATGTTTTAGATGAATACCGAATGGGTTACATTCAAGAGCAGACATTGAGAGCTTTGTTTAAGCAAGATATTTCGCAACAGTTTCTTTGCGAACGCACGACGCTACCAAAGAAATGTATGCAGTGTTCTTTTCACAAAATCTGTAGAGGTGGTTGCAAGCGGATGAAAGATGCAATGTATCTAGATCAAAGGGACTTTTGTGGTTACCAACACGTATTAAAAGAGTTTGTACCAAAAATCGAAGAGCTGATGGAGATGCTAGAGGGGGTGCAAAAATGA
- a CDS encoding Rrf2 family transcriptional regulator has protein sequence MRLKNGIEQAICILFILSIPLNKEPIKSFDMSGLLGVSDSYLKKILRKLVVSGLIVSESGKKGGFTLAKNLESITLLDIYKAVEGERHVLHVNHLAQKIFPDKEIADQAEQSAINTILEAEKLFLEKLATYNFSDWHTHCTNEYGR, from the coding sequence ATGCGCTTGAAAAATGGGATAGAACAGGCTATTTGTATTTTGTTCATCTTATCCATTCCTTTAAACAAGGAGCCAATCAAGAGTTTTGATATGAGTGGATTACTAGGAGTATCTGATTCATATTTGAAAAAAATATTGAGAAAATTGGTTGTATCTGGGTTAATTGTTTCGGAATCAGGTAAAAAAGGAGGCTTTACGTTAGCAAAAAATCTAGAAAGTATTACGCTGTTAGATATTTATAAAGCAGTTGAAGGTGAGCGTCATGTGTTACACGTCAATCACTTAGCTCAAAAAATTTTCCCAGACAAGGAAATCGCGGACCAAGCAGAACAGTCCGCAATCAATACAATTTTAGAAGCAGAAAAATTATTTCTAGAGAAATTAGCGACATATAATTTTTCTGATTGGCACACACATTGTACAAATGAATACGGGAGATAA
- a CDS encoding GTP-binding protein, whose amino-acid sequence MNNTLNVGIFANVDAGKTTLTEAICVEAGIKQVTGRVDKGTTIADNNQIEKEKGITITTTLLSFEKNGKLINILDTPGHYDFFPDVMRIISIIDVAILVIAVDSGVTPHTKRIIKSLRSNDVKIIIFINKCDRIDYLSMLSTIKNEIYKCDNQKDESKLVFIEGSALKNKNIATLFEMVVKEEVTRGQRVPDYFHGKVIKQEFDEMGACLTYIYIYEGKLQINDVLIKNKKKNKIKFLYLKVKDQLINAKAIDKGNIAIIKSYETHYSVGDEIKNYEVIGAKPTFIEGYRCKVKLKGCATKNQLYRALLEISIEEPNYQFEYDELLDEMSINLLGKTHEDVVRLHLFYKYGLDVAILENSNIKVRRIVDSKLLFVKVNQKGNKYAATMELKIEPQSNEDNLFISAVSKGYLRNSYQKAIEESIISFLSCGKNGYIYTHLKVTLTYAEYYSGVSTPGDYRRLAYEMIENLCETSKYYELSEYECFELLSVKNYSSILFNQVHLFKVEIVDLQNLTGDKIVIKGAVPKDFKRSFYLFLKDIMKDDFLYKKTKTKWLR is encoded by the coding sequence ATGAATAATACATTGAATGTGGGGATTTTTGCTAATGTTGATGCAGGTAAGACTACTTTGACAGAGGCTATATGTGTAGAGGCAGGTATAAAGCAAGTTACGGGACGTGTTGACAAAGGAACGACTATAGCTGATAACAATCAAATTGAAAAAGAAAAAGGGATAACGATAACAACAACTCTCTTGTCTTTTGAAAAAAATGGAAAACTGATAAATATCTTAGATACACCAGGTCATTATGATTTCTTTCCCGATGTTATGAGGATTATAAGTATTATTGATGTTGCTATTTTGGTAATAGCCGTTGATTCAGGAGTAACACCTCATACTAAAAGGATAATAAAATCCCTAAGATCAAATGATGTGAAAATAATTATTTTTATTAATAAGTGTGACCGAATAGACTACCTTTCTATGTTGAGTACGATAAAGAATGAGATCTATAAATGTGATAATCAAAAGGACGAAAGCAAATTGGTCTTTATCGAAGGTTCAGCTTTAAAAAATAAGAATATCGCTACATTGTTTGAAATGGTAGTAAAAGAAGAGGTTACGAGGGGACAAAGAGTGCCAGATTATTTCCACGGGAAAGTCATAAAACAAGAATTTGATGAAATGGGTGCGTGCTTAACATATATTTATATATATGAAGGAAAGTTACAAATTAATGATGTATTAATAAAGAATAAGAAAAAGAATAAAATTAAATTCTTGTACCTAAAAGTGAAGGATCAACTAATAAATGCAAAAGCTATAGATAAAGGAAATATTGCGATAATAAAGAGTTATGAAACTCATTATTCTGTAGGAGATGAGATTAAAAATTACGAAGTTATTGGAGCGAAACCAACATTTATTGAAGGGTATAGGTGCAAAGTCAAATTAAAGGGTTGTGCCACAAAAAATCAATTATATAGAGCTTTGTTAGAGATAAGTATTGAGGAGCCAAATTATCAATTTGAATATGATGAACTACTTGATGAAATGTCTATTAATTTGTTGGGTAAAACACATGAAGATGTGGTCAGGCTACATCTTTTTTATAAGTATGGATTAGATGTAGCTATTTTGGAAAACTCCAATATAAAGGTTAGAAGAATTGTTGACAGTAAACTCTTATTTGTTAAGGTTAATCAAAAAGGTAACAAATATGCTGCAACAATGGAATTAAAAATCGAACCACAAAGTAATGAAGATAATCTCTTTATTTCTGCAGTGTCTAAAGGCTATTTACGGAATTCGTATCAAAAAGCTATAGAAGAATCAATAATAAGTTTCTTATCTTGTGGTAAAAATGGCTACATTTATACCCATCTAAAGGTCACTTTGACTTATGCCGAGTATTACTCAGGTGTTAGTACCCCAGGGGATTATAGAAGATTAGCATATGAAATGATTGAAAATCTATGTGAAACTTCAAAGTATTATGAATTATCCGAATATGAGTGTTTTGAACTGCTTTCAGTAAAGAATTATAGTAGTATCTTGTTTAATCAAGTGCACCTTTTTAAAGTTGAAATAGTAGATTTGCAAAATCTAACAGGTGATAAAATTGTGATTAAGGGGGCTGTTCCTAAGGATTTTAAACGTTCATTTTACCTTTTTTTAAAGGATATAATGAAAGATGATTTTTTATATAAAAAAACTAAAACAAAGTGGCTTCGTTGA
- a CDS encoding M24 family metallopeptidase gives MELLKNELQNRIKKCQKQIKKQGYEAYVVSDPDDVWYLTNINYSPEQRPFLLIIFPEKEPVFIVPKLEETHVNVPYFSCEVHAYFDVTAKKGENWYEVLTEALSDVSIVGAEENLPMMVERKIKSVTWEIDTIVKEQRAVKSEYEIEQIQLTADASSKVCNATLQAAKVGSGVLDLYNLPYKVLDPKMLKETFSITNRLTNGVWPSDYSHMPHSIPASDAAVDGGPNINVAVFRIGGYASECERTFFTKEPTAIQRQHFEQMMGARKLMFSMIRPGVKACELEAAVVNYFKEQGLDKYLLHRPGHGIGLNNHEEPTLSLGNETRLEENMVISVEPGIYFEGEGGYRHSDTVRVTKEGYELMTHAPDQLEELIVGSF, from the coding sequence GTGGAATTATTAAAAAATGAGTTGCAAAATCGAATAAAAAAATGTCAAAAACAAATAAAAAAACAAGGATACGAAGCTTATGTAGTTTCTGATCCAGATGATGTCTGGTATTTGACCAATATTAACTATAGTCCTGAACAACGTCCTTTTTTGTTGATTATTTTTCCAGAAAAAGAACCTGTTTTTATTGTACCTAAACTAGAAGAAACGCATGTAAATGTTCCTTATTTCTCTTGTGAGGTGCATGCTTATTTTGATGTAACAGCCAAAAAAGGGGAAAACTGGTATGAAGTTTTAACAGAGGCTCTCAGTGACGTTTCAATCGTGGGGGCAGAAGAAAACTTGCCAATGATGGTTGAGCGTAAGATAAAGAGCGTTACGTGGGAAATTGATACAATTGTAAAAGAACAACGAGCGGTGAAAAGTGAGTATGAAATTGAACAAATTCAACTTACAGCAGATGCAAGTAGTAAAGTGTGTAACGCTACGTTGCAAGCGGCCAAAGTTGGCAGTGGTGTGCTTGATTTATACAATTTACCTTATAAAGTTTTAGATCCAAAAATGTTAAAAGAAACCTTTAGTATCACGAATCGTTTAACAAACGGAGTATGGCCGTCTGATTACAGCCATATGCCACATAGTATACCAGCTAGCGATGCCGCAGTGGATGGTGGACCAAACATCAATGTAGCGGTATTTAGAATCGGCGGCTATGCTTCTGAGTGTGAACGGACATTTTTCACGAAAGAACCGACTGCAATCCAGCGTCAGCATTTTGAACAAATGATGGGGGCACGCAAATTGATGTTTAGCATGATTCGCCCAGGTGTGAAGGCGTGTGAGCTTGAAGCAGCAGTTGTGAACTATTTCAAAGAGCAAGGATTGGACAAGTACTTGTTACATCGTCCAGGGCATGGGATTGGACTTAATAATCATGAAGAACCAACTCTATCACTAGGGAATGAAACTAGGTTAGAAGAAAATATGGTCATTTCAGTGGAACCAGGTATTTATTTTGAAGGAGAAGGTGGTTACCGACATTCCGATACGGTTCGTGTCACAAAAGAGGGCTATGAGCTTATGACGCATGCACCAGACCAATTAGAAGAGTTAATTGTCGGTTCATTTTAA
- a CDS encoding sulfatase-like hydrolase/transferase gives MKKNILLFVADQMRRDSLAHMGNPASITPNLDSLLEEGVSFENAYCQNPVCVPSRNSFLTGFYPHVNGHRTMHYLQREDEPNILKEMKRNGYEVIWIGRNDVVPSNRAKTDYCDEYYDGITDENTRDCISGSFNHAAHHNEDTKKLYEKMLSGDNYYSFYMGKLPDGEGYGKADWNCVEKTLEYIDRRRKEKTDKPFFVYCTLSFPHPPYACEDPWYSSIDRNLLPKRRPNIKDVPNKASMLYGINEKQNLNNWSEDRFDELRATYLAMVSRFDFQFGLIKNKLLETNLYDDTSLIVFSDHGDYTGDYTITEKVQNCFEEPISNVPLLIKPAKGIKVEPRISQAQVELVDLPATIAELANSKLSYTQFGQSVLHAVAGDEVHKDAVFCEGGRIHGEKQAMEEGHGPDSPYWPRLATQCSEGPEHSKAVMCKMGKYKYVMRLYELDELYDLEQDPLEIDNLVVKEEYQKIIQQMKERVGQFYMETTDFVPMKRDKR, from the coding sequence ATGAAAAAAAATATTTTATTATTTGTAGCAGATCAAATGAGGCGTGACTCACTTGCACATATGGGCAACCCCGCTTCTATCACACCAAATTTAGATAGTCTGTTAGAAGAAGGCGTATCTTTTGAAAATGCGTACTGTCAAAATCCAGTGTGTGTTCCATCAAGAAATAGTTTTTTAACCGGATTTTATCCTCATGTAAACGGTCATCGCACGATGCATTATTTGCAAAGAGAAGACGAACCTAATATTTTAAAAGAAATGAAGCGAAACGGCTATGAGGTGATTTGGATTGGCAGAAATGATGTCGTTCCGAGTAATCGTGCTAAAACGGATTATTGTGATGAGTATTACGATGGCATTACGGATGAAAATACCCGGGATTGCATCAGTGGCAGTTTTAATCACGCGGCGCATCACAATGAAGATACAAAAAAATTATATGAAAAAATGCTTTCAGGAGACAATTATTATTCTTTTTATATGGGAAAATTACCAGACGGTGAAGGATATGGGAAAGCAGATTGGAATTGTGTAGAAAAGACACTAGAATACATTGATAGAAGAAGGAAAGAAAAAACCGACAAACCGTTCTTTGTTTACTGTACACTTTCTTTTCCTCATCCACCTTATGCCTGTGAAGATCCTTGGTACTCTAGTATTGATCGAAACCTATTACCAAAACGTCGACCAAACATCAAAGATGTTCCTAATAAAGCATCCATGCTCTATGGAATCAATGAAAAGCAAAACCTAAATAATTGGTCAGAAGACCGGTTTGATGAACTCAGAGCCACCTATTTAGCGATGGTTTCGCGTTTTGATTTCCAATTTGGCTTAATCAAAAACAAACTGCTTGAAACAAATCTCTATGATGATACGAGTTTGATTGTCTTTAGTGATCATGGAGATTATACGGGAGATTATACCATTACTGAAAAAGTTCAAAATTGTTTTGAAGAGCCTATTTCCAATGTTCCCTTGCTGATTAAACCAGCAAAAGGAATAAAAGTCGAACCAAGAATCTCACAAGCTCAAGTTGAACTGGTAGATTTACCAGCAACGATCGCTGAGCTGGCTAATAGTAAACTCTCTTATACTCAATTTGGTCAATCAGTACTACATGCAGTTGCGGGCGATGAGGTGCATAAAGATGCTGTTTTTTGTGAAGGGGGTCGGATTCATGGCGAAAAACAAGCCATGGAAGAAGGTCATGGTCCGGATTCTCCGTACTGGCCTAGATTAGCAACACAATGTAGTGAAGGCCCTGAGCACAGCAAAGCAGTGATGTGTAAAATGGGAAAATATAAGTACGTGATGCGCTTATACGAACTGGATGAGTTATATGATTTGGAACAAGATCCACTGGAGATTGACAATTTAGTAGTGAAAGAGGAATATCAAAAGATTATTCAACAAATGAAAGAACGCGTGGGTCAATTTTATATGGAAACGACGGACTTTGTTCCAATGAAACGTGATAAGAGGTAA
- a CDS encoding FAD-binding oxidoreductase translates to MKKDVNENLTSDCSTNDWPKISENLSEIAVDSSDIEYKNVRSNYMRVGSPKIILMAKTVSDVREAVLYAKNVRETSKTYVPFSIRSGGHGMTTDSVNDGGIILDVSQMNEIRMVDDKKGLVSVQAGAVWGDVSAFLSKYDRVISSGDFGDTGVGGLATAGGLGLLVRQNGLTIDHIKEATVVTADGRVHLANNQKNKELFWAIRGGISNVGIVTEFIFEAPKLLGENTETQQMPLPVYLQTVRYESNKLGEFVKNWGDWIRKLPNELTSIAIISKNYEKNDFYVDVMNLWAGDNEKKADPIFKNALNLATVIQSETNLLCYTSLIPTPHEKHQAQESNRPLNVLVDQPTETLGDAITKVFDDKKVVAVELRSLGGAVSTVPVMETSWSGRKKEAFVAVWFDTKNVQIAHKIFEPIRKLGTGAYGAYSFDTSQDFANLTWPEETGQALKKIKKKYDPTELFDQGLTII, encoded by the coding sequence ATGAAAAAAGATGTAAATGAAAACCTTACTAGCGATTGTTCAACGAATGATTGGCCTAAAATATCTGAAAATCTTTCAGAGATTGCAGTCGATTCATCCGATATTGAGTATAAGAATGTTCGTTCAAATTACATGCGTGTTGGCTCTCCAAAAATCATTTTAATGGCCAAAACTGTCAGTGATGTTAGAGAGGCAGTGCTCTATGCCAAAAATGTGAGGGAAACTTCAAAAACTTATGTTCCGTTTTCAATTAGAAGCGGCGGACATGGTATGACTACTGATTCTGTCAACGACGGAGGGATTATTTTAGACGTTTCCCAAATGAATGAAATACGGATGGTTGATGACAAAAAAGGCTTAGTTAGTGTTCAGGCAGGTGCTGTGTGGGGGGATGTTTCGGCGTTCTTATCAAAATATGACCGTGTTATTTCAAGTGGTGATTTTGGCGATACTGGTGTTGGAGGATTAGCCACTGCTGGAGGATTAGGTCTGTTAGTGCGTCAGAATGGACTAACGATTGATCATATAAAAGAAGCCACGGTTGTCACAGCTGATGGCCGTGTTCACTTAGCCAACAACCAAAAAAATAAAGAGTTATTTTGGGCTATTCGAGGTGGCATTTCAAATGTCGGAATTGTAACAGAATTTATCTTTGAAGCACCGAAACTTTTAGGTGAAAATACAGAAACGCAACAAATGCCGCTACCGGTTTATTTGCAAACTGTTCGTTATGAATCAAACAAACTTGGGGAATTTGTCAAAAATTGGGGAGATTGGATAAGAAAACTTCCTAATGAATTAACTAGTATCGCAATTATATCTAAAAATTACGAAAAAAATGATTTTTACGTAGATGTAATGAATTTATGGGCTGGAGACAATGAAAAAAAAGCGGATCCTATTTTTAAAAACGCATTAAATTTAGCTACAGTTATTCAGAGCGAGACAAACTTACTCTGCTATACTTCATTAATACCAACACCTCACGAAAAGCATCAAGCACAAGAAAGTAACCGTCCGCTTAATGTATTGGTGGATCAGCCTACAGAAACATTAGGTGACGCAATCACAAAAGTGTTTGATGACAAAAAAGTTGTTGCTGTAGAGTTACGATCATTGGGTGGCGCGGTAAGTACGGTGCCAGTAATGGAGACATCTTGGAGCGGAAGAAAAAAAGAAGCTTTTGTAGCTGTTTGGTTTGATACTAAAAATGTCCAAATTGCCCACAAGATTTTTGAACCAATCAGAAAATTGGGGACAGGCGCATATGGAGCCTATTCTTTTGATACAAGTCAAGATTTTGCCAATTTAACATGGCCAGAAGAAACAGGACAAGCCTTAAAAAAAATCAAAAAAAAATATGATCCAACCGAATTGTTTGATCAAGGCTTAACCATTATCTAA
- a CDS encoding sulfite exporter TauE/SafE family protein: MIGILYFIVIVLANSVGAVSGMGGGVLIKPIFDLIGAHSVATISFYSATAVFTMSLVSTGRQLSSGRKLNWQIVSWVSVGAIIGGVLGNELFEWLLRLVQNESNVQLIQISLTIVTLLFAFFYTKYDWTNYRLNDVKSFFFCGLVLGCLASSLGIGGGPINVSLLMLLFSFPIKEATVYSICTIFFSQFSKLVTIAFTTGFGRYDLKMLGYIIPAAILGGVVGAKLSKVLSTEKVTVIFQLVILVVLAINLYNGYKCL, translated from the coding sequence ATGATTGGGATTCTTTATTTTATTGTCATTGTACTGGCCAACTCTGTCGGAGCTGTTTCGGGTATGGGTGGCGGCGTCTTGATTAAACCAATTTTTGATCTGATTGGCGCACATTCCGTAGCGACTATCTCCTTTTATTCTGCTACTGCAGTTTTTACCATGTCACTTGTTTCCACAGGCAGACAGTTGAGTAGCGGACGTAAGTTAAATTGGCAAATTGTTAGCTGGGTATCTGTGGGAGCCATTATTGGGGGTGTTTTGGGGAATGAATTATTTGAATGGTTACTGAGGTTGGTTCAAAATGAAAGCAATGTTCAGCTGATTCAGATTAGCTTAACGATTGTGACGCTATTATTTGCTTTTTTTTACACGAAATACGATTGGACCAATTATCGTTTGAATGATGTGAAAAGTTTTTTCTTTTGTGGTTTAGTGTTGGGTTGCTTAGCTAGTTCGTTAGGTATTGGTGGTGGACCGATTAATGTATCCTTGCTCATGTTACTATTTTCATTTCCTATTAAGGAGGCGACGGTGTACTCTATTTGTACAATCTTTTTCTCTCAGTTTTCTAAATTGGTGACCATTGCATTTACTACCGGATTTGGTCGCTATGATTTAAAAATGTTAGGGTATATCATTCCAGCGGCTATTTTGGGAGGAGTTGTTGGGGCAAAGTTGAGTAAGGTTTTATCTACTGAGAAAGTGACGGTTATATTTCAATTGGTCATTTTAGTTGTATTAGCTATTAATTTGTACAATGGTTATAAATGTTTGTAG
- a CDS encoding IS3 family transposase: protein MVFFNSRHKEIEREELNHPTFSSLKEVKLACFEYIEVCHNPKRPVSAIDRLSPNLKEEI from the coding sequence ATTGTCTTCTTTAATAGTAGACATAAGGAAATTGAACGTGAAGAATTAAACCACCCTACTTTTTCTTCATTAAAAGAGGTAAAACTTGCTTGCTTTGAATATATCGAAGTTTGTCATAATCCCAAAAGACCTGTTTCAGCAATTGATAGGCTTTCTCCCAATCTAAAAGAAGAAATTTAG